From a region of the Pseudanabaena sp. ABRG5-3 genome:
- a CDS encoding alpha/beta fold hydrolase, producing MLTTENIETRDRLHSSLSTWTWQGHQIQYSVTGSGTPLVLIHGFGASIGHWKKNIPAWAEAGYQVFALDLLGFGASAKPALDYSLELWEELLRDFHQELVQRPAIFIGNSIGALLALMLTANSPEIAIGAVLLNAAGGLNHRPEELNLPLRLVMGAFAKLVSSEVTGKFVFNQVRQKRNIRNSLRQVYRNHQAIDDDLVDMLYQPSCDEGAQKVFASILTAPAGPRTSDLLAKVAKPLLVLWGDADPWTPINGAKVYQEASKTKDIQLIPIPNTGHCPHDDRPEIVNALVIHWLQKLT from the coding sequence ATGTTAACTACCGAAAATATCGAAACTCGCGATCGCCTCCACAGCTCATTGTCCACATGGACATGGCAAGGACATCAAATCCAATATTCCGTCACGGGTTCAGGGACACCTCTAGTGCTGATTCACGGCTTTGGTGCGTCCATCGGTCACTGGAAAAAGAATATTCCCGCATGGGCTGAAGCTGGCTATCAAGTATTTGCCCTCGACCTCTTAGGCTTTGGCGCTTCCGCAAAGCCAGCCCTCGACTATTCCCTCGAACTTTGGGAAGAACTCCTGCGCGACTTCCATCAAGAACTAGTCCAACGCCCCGCCATCTTCATCGGTAATTCCATTGGTGCATTGCTAGCCCTGATGCTGACAGCAAATTCTCCCGAAATTGCGATCGGGGCAGTTTTGCTCAATGCCGCAGGTGGTCTAAATCATCGTCCTGAAGAATTGAATTTGCCCCTGCGCTTAGTGATGGGAGCCTTTGCCAAGCTAGTTAGCTCCGAAGTCACAGGCAAGTTTGTCTTTAACCAAGTGCGCCAAAAGCGGAATATCCGAAATTCCCTGCGTCAGGTCTATCGCAATCATCAAGCGATCGATGATGACTTAGTGGATATGCTCTATCAACCATCCTGTGATGAAGGCGCACAAAAGGTATTTGCTTCGATTCTTACGGCTCCTGCTGGTCCCCGCACCTCCGATCTTTTAGCAAAAGTAGCAAAGCCCTTGCTAGTGCTGTGGGGTGATGCCGATCCTTGGACTCCGATCAATGGCGCAAAGGTCTATCAAGAGGCAAGTAAAACCAAAGATATTCAACTCATTCCCATTCCCAATACAGGACATTGCCCCCACGACGATCGCCCCGAAATTGTCAATGCTCTGGTAATTCACTGGTTGCAAAAGTTAACATAA
- a CDS encoding aminopeptidase P family N-terminal domain-containing protein, giving the protein MVLLQPLTTTSPQSSESTGVAQKFTALRSQLAKHKIDAYFVPSADEHLNEYLPEAKQRRQWISGFTGSAGDFLIGTNQAWVFVDPRYYEQADMQVEAKLQKVCKVGLEDHQTVEEVLEELGSNAAKQEKTFRLGIDPFTITISQYRRFFDRLNASGVEIVPILENLVDTVRSQSPWAESEPIPTFGDQPVIALPEEITGESLAKKLERVREALGKKKAAILPVTKLDQIAWLYNLRGRDVECNPVFISYAIVTVTDAYLFTNTSRIDEAVRQSLAGQVQILDYEQYLPTLRSLVADHQPVLVAAPQTTYGTYLQLKSVKAKITDGDNPIETFKSHKNAVEIAQMQKANLKASWAKTLTIKWIEEQVAAGNVISERDVAHKIEGLYKQQEGFIDLSFPTIAGTGANGSIVHYSNPNPACKLINGDLLLLDSGSQFYGGTTDDTRAMSIGEPTAEQRDRYTEVLKSHINCAMQRFPKGTTGSQIDGIARSSLWQSGLDYGHGTGHGVGVFLNVHEGPNGISKRVNQSLDLGTINSIEPGYYQPKWGGIRLENLYFVKEVKQESPKSEGDNSHKTPWYEFESLTYIPFDKKLIDRDKLNPQQIAWLESYYAAVIEKLSPLLTEAENAWLEQACSF; this is encoded by the coding sequence ATGGTTTTATTGCAGCCCTTAACCACCACATCACCACAATCCTCTGAATCAACGGGAGTTGCTCAAAAATTTACGGCTTTGCGATCGCAATTAGCAAAGCATAAAATTGATGCTTACTTTGTCCCTTCGGCGGATGAGCATCTCAATGAGTACTTGCCCGAAGCGAAACAGCGTCGTCAATGGATTAGTGGTTTTACGGGTTCGGCTGGAGATTTTTTAATCGGTACTAACCAAGCTTGGGTATTTGTTGATCCGCGTTATTACGAGCAGGCGGATATGCAGGTGGAGGCAAAGTTGCAAAAGGTCTGCAAAGTGGGATTGGAAGATCATCAAACCGTAGAAGAAGTTCTTGAGGAATTGGGAAGTAATGCTGCTAAGCAAGAGAAAACCTTTCGTCTTGGTATCGATCCCTTTACGATTACCATTTCCCAATATCGTCGCTTTTTCGATCGCTTAAACGCCAGTGGTGTCGAGATTGTGCCAATCCTCGAAAATTTGGTGGATACAGTGCGATCGCAAAGTCCTTGGGCGGAGAGTGAACCTATTCCTACCTTTGGCGATCAACCTGTGATTGCTTTGCCTGAAGAGATTACAGGTGAGAGCTTAGCCAAGAAATTAGAACGGGTGCGTGAGGCATTAGGGAAAAAGAAGGCGGCGATTTTGCCTGTCACTAAGCTGGATCAGATTGCGTGGCTCTACAATTTGCGCGGTCGTGATGTTGAGTGCAATCCTGTATTTATTAGCTATGCGATCGTCACTGTGACCGATGCTTATCTCTTTACCAATACTTCGCGCATTGATGAAGCAGTACGTCAATCCCTTGCGGGGCAAGTGCAAATCCTTGATTATGAGCAATATCTGCCAACATTGCGATCGCTAGTTGCTGATCATCAACCTGTACTAGTAGCCGCACCGCAAACTACTTACGGCACATATCTGCAACTGAAGTCAGTCAAGGCGAAAATCACTGATGGTGACAATCCCATTGAGACTTTCAAATCCCATAAAAATGCTGTCGAGATCGCCCAAATGCAAAAAGCTAATCTCAAGGCTAGCTGGGCAAAGACCTTGACGATTAAATGGATTGAAGAACAGGTTGCCGCAGGTAATGTCATTAGCGAAAGGGATGTTGCTCACAAAATCGAAGGTTTATATAAGCAACAGGAAGGCTTTATTGACCTTAGTTTCCCAACGATCGCAGGGACGGGTGCGAATGGCTCGATTGTGCATTACAGTAACCCAAACCCAGCTTGTAAGTTGATCAATGGCGATTTGCTTTTGCTAGATTCGGGTTCACAGTTTTATGGCGGTACGACCGATGATACTCGCGCTATGAGCATTGGTGAACCGACAGCCGAACAACGCGATCGCTATACGGAGGTTCTCAAATCCCATATTAATTGCGCGATGCAGAGATTCCCCAAAGGTACAACGGGCAGTCAAATTGATGGTATTGCCCGTTCTTCTCTCTGGCAGAGTGGGCTGGACTATGGACATGGCACTGGGCATGGTGTGGGTGTATTCCTCAATGTCCATGAAGGGCCTAATGGCATCAGTAAGCGCGTCAATCAATCCCTCGATCTTGGCACAATCAATAGCATTGAGCCGGGGTACTATCAGCCGAAATGGGGTGGTATCCGTTTGGAGAATCTCTATTTTGTGAAGGAAGTCAAGCAGGAATCCCCCAAGTCCGAAGGCGATAATTCTCATAAAACTCCTTGGTATGAGTTCGAGTCTTTGACCTACATTCCCTTTGACAAGAAGTTAATTGATCGTGACAAACTCAATCCTCAGCAGATTGCATGGCTAGAGAGTTACTATGCGGCGGTAATCGAGAAGTTATCACCTTTGCTCACTGAGGCAGAAAATGCTTGGTTAGAGCAAGCCTGTAGTTTTTAG
- a CDS encoding response regulator, producing MVKVLVVDDSPMVLEMVSAHLKQHGMEVTEANNGAEAVERLKAFTPDLVVTDVVMPQMNGYELCRWIKNNASTKDVPVIMCTTKSEEFDKYWGMKQGADAYLTKPYHPPELIKTIKQLLSQVK from the coding sequence ATGGTAAAAGTCCTCGTAGTGGACGACAGTCCGATGGTGTTGGAGATGGTCTCGGCACATTTAAAACAACATGGTATGGAAGTTACGGAAGCTAATAACGGTGCTGAGGCAGTAGAAAGGCTTAAAGCTTTTACTCCCGATCTCGTTGTTACCGATGTGGTCATGCCTCAAATGAATGGTTATGAGTTATGCCGTTGGATCAAAAATAATGCCTCTACGAAGGATGTACCCGTAATTATGTGTACAACCAAAAGTGAGGAATTTGATAAGTACTGGGGCATGAAACAGGGGGCAGATGCTTACTTAACTAAGCCTTATCATCCACCTGAATTAATCAAAACCATTAAGCAGTTACTTAGTCAGGTCAAATAA
- a CDS encoding transglutaminase-like domain-containing protein has translation MPSLPSTIYPIGAYNLHGLVWQTDANNDATQGKPYALCVDAYQGHLLKIDPFSEGATVLNNYTAAQFRDATGLAIAGETLWITKDNGIYYCNMVDFDLQPFMELPNRVDGIAVSEGGVYVSSREVGKIFVFGRATRTLLRIMDAPGAGFEALTLVGEELWVSDRTEETVYRLKAKSGEILQRGLTPFPNPMGLGFLGDNLYVVYSGDENYIRESPNDLDEPFSVAAREKTFIHRLRFDQYQDGKLNYTLTSGYKVEMIYLEELSSEEPTSVYNLTWRVAYPTDTYRQKLLAIEPIGIPFEEEIVDGQKVAAFKLGNLKPEEARMFGWKATLELHGIKYELKDSEVEFVPDLSPEMQKLYLIDDDGLSMDNPIIQAAAKEAVGDETNILRKMLLIRDYVYDKLSYRVTPYIAAPEEVLLRGTGSCGEYVGLLLALARLNGIACRTVGRYKCPHDGDLMLNVPLHQYYNHVWIEFYIPSIGWFPMESNPDDTGDRPYPTRWFMGLPWYHVEIGKGIFFETIQPQPYSIGELALNHVRFKVLEEI, from the coding sequence ATGCCTAGCTTACCAAGCACGATTTATCCCATTGGCGCTTATAACCTTCACGGTTTAGTGTGGCAAACCGACGCAAATAATGATGCGACTCAGGGCAAACCCTATGCGCTTTGTGTTGATGCCTATCAAGGGCATCTCCTCAAAATCGATCCATTTTCCGAAGGCGCAACGGTACTGAATAATTACACGGCAGCGCAGTTTCGAGACGCAACGGGCTTAGCGATCGCAGGAGAGACACTTTGGATTACTAAGGACAATGGGATTTATTACTGCAATATGGTTGACTTTGATTTGCAGCCATTTATGGAACTGCCGAATCGGGTTGATGGTATTGCCGTATCCGAGGGTGGCGTGTATGTAAGTTCTAGAGAGGTTGGCAAGATTTTTGTATTTGGGCGTGCTACCCGCACCTTACTGCGAATTATGGATGCCCCCGGCGCAGGTTTTGAAGCATTAACGTTGGTGGGTGAAGAATTGTGGGTAAGCGATCGCACAGAAGAAACTGTTTATCGCCTCAAGGCAAAGTCTGGCGAAATTTTGCAGCGTGGCTTGACACCTTTTCCCAATCCGATGGGATTAGGATTTCTAGGGGATAATTTATATGTGGTTTACTCAGGCGATGAGAATTACATTCGCGAAAGTCCTAACGATTTAGATGAGCCATTTTCCGTGGCAGCCCGTGAAAAAACCTTTATTCATCGGCTGAGGTTTGATCAATACCAAGATGGGAAGTTAAATTACACGCTCACCTCTGGTTACAAAGTGGAAATGATTTATCTTGAAGAACTATCTTCTGAGGAACCAACTTCTGTTTATAACCTCACATGGCGAGTTGCCTATCCTACTGATACCTATCGCCAAAAACTATTAGCGATCGAGCCAATCGGCATTCCCTTTGAGGAAGAAATTGTCGATGGACAGAAAGTTGCTGCCTTTAAGCTTGGCAATCTCAAACCCGAAGAAGCGCGTATGTTTGGTTGGAAAGCAACTCTGGAACTGCATGGTATTAAATACGAACTCAAGGATAGTGAAGTGGAATTTGTACCAGATCTATCTCCCGAAATGCAGAAGCTCTATCTCATTGATGATGATGGCTTGAGCATGGACAATCCGATCATTCAAGCCGCCGCCAAAGAAGCTGTCGGTGATGAGACTAATATATTGCGAAAAATGCTGCTAATTCGCGATTATGTGTATGATAAACTGTCTTATCGCGTTACACCATATATTGCAGCTCCAGAAGAAGTTTTACTTAGAGGTACAGGTTCCTGTGGGGAATATGTCGGGCTATTACTCGCTCTTGCAAGATTGAATGGAATTGCCTGTCGCACAGTCGGACGCTATAAATGCCCCCATGACGGCGACTTGATGTTGAACGTTCCCTTACACCAATACTATAACCACGTCTGGATTGAGTTCTATATTCCTAGTATCGGTTGGTTTCCAATGGAATCAAATCCTGATGATACAGGCGATCGCCCCTATCCTACACGCTGGTTTATGGGACTTCCTTGGTATCATGTGGAAATTGGGAAAGGTATCTTTTTTGAAACGATTCAACCCCAGCCCTATTCCATTGGAGAACTCGCTCTCAATCATGTTCGCTTTAAAGTATTAGAAGAAATCTAA
- a CDS encoding nitroreductase family protein, with protein MENPAITNHEIHPLIAQRWSPRAFDSKLVEPEKLAQLFEAARWASSCFNDQPWVFIVATKDDTVNYQKMLDCLVPFNASWAQVAPVLGLVIAQKNFKHNGKPNAWGEYDAGQAAATLVLQATALDLVAHQMGGFDADKAISTFNIPETARPIAAIAIGYAGEPSNLSAELQERETAPRARNPLSSIVFTGEWGNSATFV; from the coding sequence ATGGAAAATCCTGCAATTACCAATCACGAAATTCATCCCTTAATCGCTCAACGTTGGAGTCCTCGGGCCTTTGATAGCAAACTTGTGGAACCTGAAAAACTTGCCCAGTTATTTGAAGCGGCACGCTGGGCTTCCTCTTGCTTTAACGATCAACCTTGGGTATTTATCGTAGCGACCAAAGACGATACGGTGAACTATCAGAAAATGCTAGATTGCCTTGTGCCTTTTAATGCATCGTGGGCGCAAGTAGCTCCAGTATTAGGATTAGTGATTGCTCAGAAAAATTTTAAGCACAATGGCAAGCCCAATGCTTGGGGTGAATATGATGCAGGTCAAGCGGCAGCAACCTTAGTTTTACAAGCTACAGCCTTAGATCTAGTCGCGCACCAAATGGGTGGTTTTGACGCTGATAAGGCGATCTCAACTTTCAATATTCCTGAAACGGCGAGACCAATTGCGGCGATCGCGATCGGTTATGCAGGAGAACCTAGTAATTTGTCCGCAGAACTACAAGAGCGAGAAACTGCTCCTCGTGCGCGTAATCCCCTATCAAGCATTGTCTTTACAGGCGAATGGGGAAATTCGGCTACATTTGTCTAG
- a CDS encoding type II toxin-antitoxin system VapC family toxin produces the protein MIIVDTGFWLALGNRSDKYHDVANLYLDNLSERLITTHPVITETCYLLLDRLGNYAQCNFVANVAAGAFDVFDLDIYHYRRIEELMQKYRDLPMDLADASLIVLAEHLGHGRILSTDLRDFNIYRWNNQNPFENLLL, from the coding sequence ATGATCATCGTTGATACTGGTTTTTGGTTAGCTTTGGGCAATCGTAGTGATAAATATCATGATGTTGCAAATTTATATCTCGATAATCTGAGCGAGAGATTGATCACGACTCATCCTGTGATCACTGAAACTTGCTATCTTTTGTTGGATCGGTTGGGAAATTACGCGCAATGTAATTTTGTGGCAAATGTTGCAGCAGGGGCGTTTGATGTGTTCGATCTTGATATCTATCACTACAGACGGATAGAAGAGTTGATGCAAAAGTATCGTGATTTACCGATGGATTTGGCTGATGCTTCACTTATCGTTTTAGCTGAACATTTGGGACATGGGCGTATTCTGTCAACCGATCTCCGTGATTTCAATATCTATCGCTGGAACAATCAAAATCCCTTTGAAAACCTCCTACTATAA
- a CDS encoding mercuric reductase has protein sequence MNQSSTHSSYAEFIQPVDEYNRALIANVHPLDWVNPQPAALYDLVVIGAGTAGLVVAAGAAGLGLGLKVALIEKNLMGGDCLNVGCVPSKCVIRSSRVVADILDAARFGINPSQNIDIDFAAVMERMRKIRAGISHHDSAERFRNLGVDVFLGSASFIDQNAIAVNNLKLNFKKAVIATGARASDPQIVGLAEAGYLTNETVFSLTEQPKRLAVIGGGAIGCELAQAFQRLGCEVTLLHKNSHLLDREDADAAEIVQQVFLREGVNLILESVIAQVTKTSTGKIIHYQQNGINHQIEVDEILVGAGRSPNVEGLNLEVVDVKYDKQRGVIVNDYLQTTNPRIFAAGDICMNWKFTHAADAAARIVIKNTLFSPFGLGKSKLSDLVMPWVTYTDPEIAHVGLYVKEAKAQGLETDEIKILFSSVDRAIYDGETEGFVKILHQRGSDRILGATIVARHAGEMISEITLAIASKQGLNTLSSVLHSYPTQADAIKKAADTYRKTLLTPRTQTLLKLLSKFS, from the coding sequence ATGAATCAATCTTCAACGCATTCCAGCTACGCAGAATTTATTCAACCTGTAGATGAATACAATCGCGCTTTGATTGCGAATGTACATCCTCTCGACTGGGTAAATCCTCAACCTGCGGCGCTTTATGATTTAGTTGTAATTGGGGCAGGAACGGCGGGATTGGTGGTAGCGGCAGGTGCGGCGGGGTTAGGTTTAGGCTTGAAAGTGGCACTAATTGAGAAGAATCTCATGGGAGGTGATTGTCTCAATGTTGGTTGTGTTCCCTCTAAATGTGTGATTCGTTCATCGCGAGTGGTTGCTGATATCCTTGATGCTGCAAGATTTGGTATTAATCCATCCCAGAATATTGATATCGATTTTGCGGCTGTAATGGAACGGATGCGAAAAATCCGTGCTGGCATTAGTCACCATGACTCGGCGGAGCGATTTCGGAATCTTGGTGTCGATGTGTTTCTTGGTTCGGCAAGCTTTATTGATCAAAATGCGATCGCTGTTAATAACCTCAAATTAAATTTTAAAAAAGCGGTAATTGCCACAGGCGCAAGGGCCTCAGATCCACAAATAGTAGGACTTGCCGAAGCAGGATATTTAACCAATGAAACCGTATTTTCTCTCACTGAGCAACCCAAAAGATTAGCCGTCATTGGTGGCGGTGCTATTGGTTGTGAATTAGCACAGGCTTTTCAGCGCTTAGGTTGCGAAGTGACATTACTGCATAAAAACTCGCATTTACTCGATCGCGAAGATGCCGATGCTGCCGAAATTGTGCAACAGGTATTTCTGCGCGAAGGTGTGAATTTGATTTTAGAAAGTGTGATCGCTCAAGTCACCAAAACTAGCACTGGCAAAATCATCCATTATCAACAAAATGGAATTAACCATCAAATAGAAGTCGATGAAATTCTCGTCGGTGCAGGGCGATCACCAAATGTTGAAGGCTTGAATTTAGAAGTTGTAGACGTGAAATATGACAAGCAACGTGGCGTGATTGTAAATGATTATCTCCAAACAACAAATCCCAGAATCTTTGCCGCAGGCGATATTTGCATGAATTGGAAGTTTACCCATGCTGCGGATGCTGCGGCTAGAATCGTGATTAAAAACACGCTCTTTTCTCCCTTTGGTTTAGGCAAAAGTAAGCTCAGCGATTTAGTCATGCCTTGGGTGACATATACCGATCCTGAAATTGCCCATGTGGGTCTATATGTCAAGGAAGCCAAAGCGCAAGGATTAGAAACCGATGAAATTAAGATTCTTTTTAGTTCTGTCGATCGCGCAATTTATGATGGCGAGACTGAAGGCTTTGTCAAAATTTTGCATCAACGCGGCTCCGATCGCATTCTTGGGGCAACGATTGTGGCGCGTCATGCAGGGGAAATGATTAGCGAAATTACTTTAGCGATCGCCTCTAAACAGGGATTAAATACCCTCTCCAGTGTGCTCCATTCCTACCCCACCCAAGCTGATGCAATTAAAAAAGCCGCCGATACTTATCGAAAAACTTTACTTACACCACGTACTCAAACTCTTTTAAAACTTCTCAGTAAATTTAGCTAG
- the psaK gene encoding photosystem I reaction center subunit PsaK gives MTHLTLNLLAAVPATPTWSAGVGLIMVTANLFALVVARYGIKVKGVGPNLPVELPGLFEGFGVPELLGVTCLGHILGAGWILGLSQAGLL, from the coding sequence ATGACACATCTAACTCTTAACTTACTTGCCGCAGTTCCCGCTACCCCAACATGGTCTGCTGGTGTTGGTTTGATCATGGTAACCGCTAACTTGTTTGCATTAGTTGTTGCTCGCTACGGCATTAAAGTCAAAGGTGTTGGTCCCAACTTGCCCGTAGAACTGCCTGGTTTGTTTGAAGGCTTTGGTGTTCCTGAATTGCTTGGTGTAACTTGCCTAGGACATATCCTCGGTGCAGGTTGGATTTTGGGCTTGTCTCAAGCAGGTTTGCTATAA
- a CDS encoding DUF72 domain-containing protein, with protein sequence MSNIFYLGCAVWAFKGWIGDFYPKGSRSTEFLPLYSDRMATVEVNSTFYVIPDRQTIERWAKDTPTEFRFCPKFPKHFTHNGLLMPYIEQAFQFLDLMSGFGDRLGVAFIQLPPSYSPTNFTDLENFLKALPTQDYQIALEVRHVDWFKQNHSDHLNQLLRSLGIGRVLLDSRPIYDLPFGDDIDPALSIPVQQERRKPNLPLQPVVTAPFSIVRFISHPDRDLNIRFWQEWETYVREWLAQGTQIYFFMHCPIEERSPHNARYFQEMLEKANVPVPALPWDALTPPPQQLTLF encoded by the coding sequence ATGTCTAATATATTTTATCTAGGTTGTGCGGTTTGGGCTTTTAAGGGTTGGATTGGTGATTTTTATCCAAAGGGAAGTCGTTCAACGGAATTTTTGCCGCTTTATAGCGATCGCATGGCAACTGTAGAAGTAAACTCAACTTTCTATGTGATCCCTGATCGCCAAACCATCGAGCGCTGGGCAAAGGATACACCCACAGAATTTCGCTTTTGCCCAAAGTTCCCGAAACATTTCACCCATAATGGTTTGCTGATGCCCTACATCGAGCAGGCTTTCCAGTTTTTAGATTTGATGTCGGGTTTTGGCGATCGCTTAGGTGTTGCTTTTATTCAATTACCACCCAGCTATAGTCCTACGAATTTTACTGATCTCGAAAATTTCCTGAAAGCATTACCAACTCAGGATTATCAAATCGCCTTAGAAGTGCGTCATGTCGATTGGTTTAAACAAAATCATAGCGATCACCTCAATCAGTTATTACGGAGTTTAGGGATTGGGCGAGTATTGCTAGATTCGCGCCCCATATATGATTTGCCCTTTGGTGATGATATTGATCCAGCTTTATCGATCCCCGTCCAGCAGGAACGCCGCAAACCCAATTTGCCTTTGCAACCTGTGGTGACAGCCCCTTTTAGTATTGTGCGGTTTATCAGTCACCCCGATCGCGATCTGAATATTCGCTTTTGGCAAGAATGGGAAACTTATGTACGCGAATGGCTCGCACAGGGAACCCAGATCTACTTCTTTATGCACTGCCCAATCGAGGAGCGATCGCCCCATAATGCAAGATACTTTCAGGAAATGTTAGAAAAAGCCAATGTTCCAGTTCCAGCTTTACCTTGGGACGCTCTCACTCCGCCACCCCAGCAGTTAACCCTATTTTAA
- a CDS encoding fatty acid desaturase family protein, whose translation MNNNLVDQPVLITQADYAKKLRPFLPAEAFLPDSNKVWILLINLTLLIAGWAIASYLDRWSWQYLWLYLPIAIVMGNSIATLGFSSHGLLHSSVITAPWLRQTLSLLGFAMLWMSPTLWKAVHNREHHNKTNSEQDPDRNYLYSQPNTWGKWLQNVFLPSSEVNPILLVIGLGHIWGMYVFRHLTSILFFNNRAATYPVATFSVSEKDRIAIAGETLVIFGIHIAVLASLHFSPLKILFGYFLPIWIGYAIAIFYILTHHLVCRMTSINDVLVNTVSIRVPKILDILHVNFSYHTEHHIFPGMNPDYYPMVQKLLLTHYPERFNLIDADQAWKLLLQTPRHYLDETTFTDWSGTKIVPCPKIGIATTNL comes from the coding sequence ATGAATAATAATCTTGTCGATCAACCAGTTTTGATCACACAGGCTGACTATGCCAAAAAATTGCGTCCATTTCTTCCCGCAGAGGCTTTTCTGCCAGATTCCAACAAAGTTTGGATTTTATTAATTAATTTGACGCTCTTGATCGCAGGGTGGGCGATCGCATCTTATCTAGATCGTTGGTCATGGCAATATCTCTGGCTATATTTACCAATTGCGATCGTTATGGGGAATAGCATTGCGACTTTGGGATTTAGTTCCCACGGATTGCTACATAGTTCTGTAATTACTGCGCCTTGGCTGCGTCAAACGCTTAGTCTCTTAGGATTTGCGATGCTATGGATGTCTCCAACTTTATGGAAAGCTGTGCATAATCGCGAACATCATAATAAGACTAACTCTGAACAAGATCCCGATCGCAACTATTTATATTCACAACCAAATACTTGGGGTAAATGGCTGCAAAATGTGTTTCTTCCATCATCAGAAGTTAATCCAATTCTATTAGTAATTGGATTAGGGCATATTTGGGGAATGTACGTGTTTCGTCATCTGACTTCAATCTTATTTTTTAATAATCGAGCCGCTACATATCCTGTAGCAACATTTAGTGTTAGTGAAAAAGATAGAATTGCGATCGCTGGTGAAACTTTAGTAATCTTTGGTATCCATATAGCGGTTTTAGCTAGCTTACATTTTTCTCCCCTGAAGATCCTATTTGGTTACTTCTTGCCAATTTGGATAGGATATGCGATCGCTATTTTCTACATTTTGACTCATCATTTGGTGTGTCGTATGACCAGTATCAATGATGTTTTGGTCAATACTGTTTCTATTCGTGTACCCAAAATTTTGGATATCCTCCATGTCAATTTTTCCTATCACACTGAACATCATATTTTCCCAGGCATGAATCCAGATTATTATCCGATGGTGCAGAAGTTATTATTAACTCATTATCCAGAAAGATTTAATCTCATAGATGCAGATCAAGCATGGAAATTACTTCTACAAACACCGCGTCATTATCTTGATGAAACGACATTTACCGATTGGTCAGGTACAAAAATCGTTCCTTGTCCTAAGATAGGTATAGCTACTACTAATCTGTAG
- a CDS encoding phosphate-starvation-inducible PsiE family protein, with amino-acid sequence MQQLNKLIDAPIDEQINPNQDKNTLRYRIVHTLELVQDAIAISLCIGLFCVMVLQLKEIFLSLITTLRFHEITADILFILILVELFRLLIIYLQEQRVSIGVSVEVTIVSVLREVIVKGLLEVEWKQVLATCAFLVALALLLIVRVWLPPTFEGIDPEQKASQRLKSR; translated from the coding sequence ATGCAACAGTTAAATAAACTCATTGATGCTCCTATTGATGAACAAATCAATCCCAATCAAGACAAAAATACTTTACGTTATCGGATTGTCCACACTTTAGAGCTAGTCCAAGATGCGATCGCTATTTCGCTATGTATTGGTCTATTCTGCGTCATGGTGTTGCAACTTAAGGAGATTTTCTTATCATTAATTACAACCTTGCGATTTCATGAAATTACCGCCGATATTTTATTTATTCTCATCTTAGTAGAATTATTTCGGCTACTAATTATTTATCTCCAAGAACAACGAGTATCGATAGGTGTTTCTGTAGAAGTGACAATCGTATCGGTATTGCGGGAAGTAATTGTTAAAGGTTTGCTAGAAGTTGAATGGAAACAGGTATTAGCAACCTGCGCCTTCTTAGTTGCCCTAGCATTACTATTGATCGTCCGAGTTTGGCTTCCCCCCACATTTGAAGGTATCGATCCCGAACAAAAAGCATCACAACGTCTCAAAAGTAGATAA